A window from Podospora bellae-mahoneyi strain CBS 112042 chromosome 1 map unlocalized CBS112042p_1, whole genome shotgun sequence encodes these proteins:
- the SWD3 gene encoding WD domain protein (EggNog:ENOG503NXHV; COG:S) produces the protein MSTLDSTTATPFPEPPSKRRRVDGDSMDSTPRYSSPGNLDGVRDSTPPHNSSLVQQTQGLSIRRERASRSQSRERYNSRSPTSSRDGSRSRSRSRSRSRSRSSFRSRSRSQTPYSRSQSRSRSRSQSISRSQSAQPTPPSIHRPPIRPNYQPHLCLKGHMKAISQVRISPDGCWIASASADATVKIWDAATGECLDTIVGHMAGISCLAWAPDSNTIATGSDDKAIRLWDRLTGNPAHAAHSTPDATGKEYRGSSTIRGGRTGNGPLLGHHNYVYCLAFSPKGNILASGSYDEAVFLWDVRAGRLMRSLPAHSDPVSGIGFCNDGTLVVSCSTDGLMQVRVWDTSTGQCLRTLVHEDNPAVTNVCFSPNGRFVLAFNLDNSIRLWDYVSGTVKKTYQGHKNKGFSIGGCFGAVTYAEDGYEPDEDDKPQPFIVSASEDGDIVMWDVVDKMIVQRITGAHDGVCFWVDVNGKTMVSCGQDNTIKVFRHQPSRQPEAQPNGTTPNGMNGHAEENGVAPDDNDAMAVDIEMELQRQIEDELVKQEQI, from the exons ATGTCAACGCTCGACTCTACCACTGCGACCCCTTTTCCGGAACCACCTTCAAAGCGACGCCGAGTAGACGGTGACAGCATGGACTCAACACCACGGTACAGCTCGCCTGGCAACCTTGATGGTGTACGCGACAGCACCCCACCCCACAATAGCAGCCTCGTCCAACAGACCCAAGGTCTTTCAATACGTCGCGAGCGGGCCTCGCGCAGCCAAAGTAGAGAAAGATACAATTCCCGATCACCTACATCCTCCCGCGATGGCTCACGGTCAAGATCTCGGTCTCGTTCACGGTCGAGATCAAGATCCTCATTCAGATCCAGATCCCGCTCCCAAACACCATACTCTAGATCACAATCACGCTCCCGATCCCGTTCCCAGTCCATATCCCGTTCACAGTCTGCCCAACCGacccccccatccatccaccgACCGCCTATTAGACCAAACtaccaacctcacctctgCCTCAAGGGGCACATGAAAGCCATCTCCCAAGTACGCATCTCCCCCGACGGGTGTTGGATCGCCTCTGCCTCGGCCGATGCCACAGTAAAGATATGGGACGCCGCTACGGGAGAGTGCTTGGACACCATCGTCGGGCACATGGCCGGTATCTCTTGTTTGGCTTGGGCGCccgacagcaacaccatcgcCACGGGGTCCGACGACAAAGCTATCAGGTTATGGGACAGGTTAACAGGGAACCCGGCGCATGCTGCGCACTCTACGCCGGATGCTACCGGAAAAGAATACAGAGGCTCCTCCACGATACGAGGAGGGAGAACTGGTAACGGTCCGTTATTGGGCCATCACAACTACGTTTACTGTCTGGCCTTTTCACCAAAAGGCAACATTCTGGCAAGCGGGAGCTATGACGAGGCGGTTTTCTTATGGGACGTCAGAGCTgggcggttgatgaggagtttACCTGCGCACAGTGATCCAGTGAGCGGGATTGGGTTCTGTAACGACGGgacgttggtggtgagctgcaGTACGGATGGATTGATGCAAGT TCGTGTCTGGGACACTTCAACTGGGCAATGTCTTAGAACACTAGTCCACGAAGACAACCCAGCCGTCACCAATGTCTGCTTCAGCCCCAACGGAAGGTTCGTACTAgccttcaacctcgacaactCGATTCGACTGTGGGACTACGTATCTGGTACGGTCAAGAAGACATATCAAGGTCACAAGAACAAGGGGTTCTCTATCGGGGGGTGTTTTGGCGCTGTTACCTACGCCGAGGATGGATACGAGCCagacgaggacgacaagCCGCAACCCTTCATAGTGTCAGCCAGCGAGGACGGCGACATTGTCATGTGGGATGTTGTAGACAAGATGATTGTCCAACGGATCACTGGGGCGCACGATGGCGTGTGCTTCTGGGTGGATGTCAACGGCAAGACAATGGTCAGCTGTGGGCAGGACAACACCATTAAAGTGTTTAGACACCAGCCAAGCCGGCAGCCCGAGGCCCAGCCGAATGGTACCACACCAAATGGGATGAATGGTCATGCAGAAGAAAACGGGGTTGCCCCGGACGACAACGATGCAATGGCTGTTGATATTGAGATGGAGCTGCAAAGGCAGATTGAAGACGAGTTGGTAAAGCAGGAGCAGATTTAA
- the ISC1 gene encoding phospholipase C type enzyme (COG:T; BUSCO:EOG09263A64; EggNog:ENOG503NW9A), which translates to MEELPTELNIVTLNCWGLKFISKLRNERLAEIGRQLAIADPSPHIVCLQECFTQEDYKAIRRETRFILPYGKFYFSGPFGGGLAILSKWPIEESTLFRYPLNGRPTAFWRGDWYVGKGVACAKIRYGPAAKQVIEVFCTHTHSPYEAGQPDDSYLAQRLAQSWEISKLLRGAAERGHLVLGCGDFNMIPMSLEHQLVTANTPVRDVWRVLHPDSSLGPADHPAEKARRRPIPTAGFNIEENGAASDGPYCTWRWTKEQQKLLGPGKPPVTVPPDTIDRRGKRLDYIFAGSGDIASLNGGWVVKAARVGMMMRHPELGCSLSDHFAVEATLAFHPLSSSSAQSSSKAPPNGNKPAPADESLILKAPPKIRQPGQDDASTIPDTDDKYVQDGTYLQSPTPSSIRDNSSFDAQLLSFLTADHLQLPTSAYDFILQEIHKYRLREEKQKKWRGWHFFGSLAVLVGCLVGVWWSPANYVAFVLVLVSSLSFVAGTVDGLMSLLFFRSELGALREFEWEVVNAKLSAGGGVPTADGEGEERGW; encoded by the exons ATGGAAGAGTTACCGACAGAGCTCAACATCGTGACTCTCAATTGCTGGGGCCTCAAATTCATCTCCAAGCTGCGCAATGAACGCTTGGCCGAAATCGGACGTCAACTTGCGATAGCAGACCCTTCACCACACATCGTCTGCTTACAAGAATGCTTCACTCAGGAGGATTACAAGGCCATCCGACGTGAGACGCGCTTCATTCTCCCCTACGGCAAGTTTTACTTCAGCGGGCCTTTCGGAGGAGGGCTCGCCATTCTCTCAAAATGGCCGATTGAAGAGAGCACTCTGTTTCGCTACCCACTGAACGGCAGGCCGACGGCTTTCTGGCGTGGAGATTGGTATGTCGGAAAAGGGGTGGCCTGCGCAAAGATTCGCTATGGGCCGGCGGCGAAGCAGGTGATTGAGGTGTTCTGTACTCACACTCACTCGCCATATGAGGCTGGTCAACCCGACGATTCATATCTCGCCCAGAGACTCGCGCAGTCGTGGGAGATATCAAAACTGCTTCGCGGAGCTGCTGAGCGTGGTCATCTAGTGCTTGGTTGCGGTGACTTCAACATGATTCCCATGTCACTGGAACATCAACTTGTTACCGCCAACACACCTGTTCGCGATGTCTGGAGGGTTTTGCACCCAGACAGCTCTCTCGGGCCAGCAGATCACCCGGCCGAAAAggctcgccgccgcccaatACCAACTGCAGGGTTCAACATTGAGGAGAATGGCGCCGCTTCAGACGGTCCATATTGCACATGGCGGTGGACCAAAGAACAGCAGAAGCTCCTCGGCCCAGGAAAACCCCCAGTCACCGTTCCCCCTGACACTATCG ACCGCCGCGGCAAACGCCTCGACTACATCTTCGCCGGCTCAGGCGACatcgcctccctcaacgGCGGCTGGGTCGTCAAGGCCGCCCGCGTAGGCATGATGATGCGCCACCCAGAACTAGGCTGCTCCCTCAGCGACCACTTTGCTGTCGAAgccaccctcgccttccaccctctgtcctcctcctcggcacaGTCCAGCAGTAAAGCACCGCCAAACGGCAACAAGCCCGCCCCCGCGGACGAgtccctcatcctcaaagcGCCCCCAAAAATCCGCCAACCTGGCCAAGACGACGccagcaccatccccgacACCGACGACAAGTACGTCCAAGACGGAACCTACCTCCagtctcccaccccctcgtCCATCAGGGACAATTCTTCATTTGACGCCCAGCTTTTGTCCTTCCTGACCGCCGATCACCTCCAGCTGCCAACCTCGGCGTATGATTTTATTTTGCAGGAGATCCACAAGTATAGACTCcgggaggagaagcagaagaagtggagggggtggcaCTTTTTTGGGTCGTTGGCTGTGTTGGTCGGCTGTTTGGTTGGGGTGTGGTGGTCACCGGCGAACTATGTCGCTTttgtgctggtgctggtgagcAGCTTGAGCTTTGTCGCGGGAACggtggatgggttgatgagtttgttgtttttcAGGAGCGAGCTGGGGGCGTTGAGGGAGTTTGAGTGGGAGGTTGTGAATGCTAAACTGAgtgctgggggtggggtgccgactgcggatggggagggggaggagagagggtggtga
- a CDS encoding uncharacterized protein (EggNog:ENOG503NXU0; COG:S) translates to MRNPATSGYAPVSTTDHNNNNNNNNNNNNNNVYAMDDLAGKPLPPTPRNFDPRAFRIYRRDVVTFSLSFLVSLPLVLLVALFTGDGSLFGYHSSPSPSPSATKPNGKFIVPGAGGGGCEPTSTVPQYFNTEDGKWAGPTATGKPGFLAQTREWGVEDGKTWVPNEPLQTQVPVRGGDGSEKGGSIFGEMGFLTPYRPAKGFGVEEWPLPEGAEIVQVQMVSRHGSRYPTVGSNVDGLGRRIGEAKKRGGFKTSGDIGFLNEWRYELGQEILVPKGRQELYDSGVLHAYMYGKLYNPNSKIIVRTTTQDRMLKSAENFMAGFFGLGWTSNATIEVIIEDAGYNNSLAGYLNCPNGNKVNGGSKAQEKWIGVYLQNATERLAKLVEGYEWTVEDTYAAQTMCPYETVAYGFSKFCELFTYEEWLHFGYSIDLNFYGNDGFGSPVGRAIGLGYQQEVVARLQNRTLGYSGSQINVTLDNNTGTFPLNQSLYFDFSHDTNIISILAAFGLTQFGATLDPLKYPGQHNFTVSDMTPFGARLDIEIIKTQKPVLANREVDETGKETEYVHFVLNQRTVHLGWSLEECDGARKDGWCELGAFLKAQERMAKMARYEEACHGELSGENWEYGRVVDGVPV, encoded by the exons ATGCGCAACCCGGCCACATCGGGGTACGCCCCTGTATCGACCACCGACcac aacaacaacaacaacaacaacaacaacaacaacaacaacaatgtcTACGCAATGGACGATCTAGCTGGCAAACCActccctcccacaccccgAAACTTTGACCCCCGCGCGTTCAGGATCTACAGGAGGGATGTAGTCACCTTCTCGCTGTCGTTTTTGGTGTCGTTGccgttggtgctgctggtggcgtTGTTTACGGGGGATGGCTCCCTGTTTGGGTATCActcctcgccttcgccctccccatcagccaCGAAACCAAACGGTAAGTTTATTGTTcctggggctggtggtggggggtgcGAACCGACTAGTACTGTGCCTCAGTACTTTAATACTGAGGACGGGAAATGGGCTGGGCCAACTGCTACTGGCAAGCCGGGTTTTTTGGCCCAGACGAGGGAGTGGGGCGTGGAAGATGGGAAGACGTGGGTTCCGAACGAGCCGTTGCAGACGCAGGTGCCGGTgcggggtggggatgggagtgagaagggggggagtatctttggggagatggggttTTTGACGCCGTATAGACCGGCTAAGGGGTTTGGGGTCGAGGAGTGGCCTTTGCCGGAGGGGGCGGAGATTGTGCAGGTTCAGATGGTGTCTAGGCATGGGAGTCGGTACCCGACTGTTGGGAGCAAtgttgatgggttggggaggaggatcggggaggcgaagaagaggggCGGGTTCAAGACGAGTGGTGATATAGGGTTTTTGAATGAGTGGAGGTATGAGTTGGGGCAGGAGATACTGGTgccgaaggggaggcagGAGTTGTATGATTCGGGGGTTTTGCATGCGTACATGTATGGGAAGCTGTATAATCCTAACAGCAAGATTATTGTGCGGACGACGACGCAGGACAGGATGTTGAAGTCGGCCGAGAATTTTATGGCGGGGTTCTTCGGGTTGGGGTGGACGAGTAATGCGACGATTGAGGTTATCATTGAGGATGCTGGGTACAATAATAGTCTGGCTGGGTATTTGAACTGCCCGAATGGGAACAAGGTGAATGGGGGGTCTAAGGCGCAGGAGAAGTGGATTGGGGTTTACTTGCAGAATG CAACGGAGAGGCTGGCGAAGTTGGTTGAAGGGTACGAGTGGACGGTTGAGGATACATACGCTGCGCAGACAATGTGTCCATATGAGACT GTGGCATACGGCTTCAGCAAGTTCTGCGAGTTGTTTACATATGAAGAGTGGCTTCATTTCGGGTACTCGATCGATCTCAACTTTTACGGAAACGATGGATTTGGATCGCCGGTTGGA AGAGCGATCGGCCTTGGCTACCAGCAAGAAGTCGTTGCCCGCCTCCAGAACCGCACCCTAGGGTACTCAGGCTCCCAGATCAACGTCAccctcgacaacaacaccggcaCATTTCCCCTGAACCAGTCTCTCTACTTTGACTTTTCCCACgacaccaacatcatcagcatcctGGCTGCCTTTGGCCTGACGCAGTTCGGGGCCACACTCGACCCGCTCAAGTACCCAGGTCAGCATAACTTTACCGTGTCGGACATGACGCCGTTTGGTGCCAGGCTCGACATCGAGATTATCAAAACTCAAAAACCCGTTCTGGCGAAtcgggaggtggatgagacAGGGAAAGAGACGGAGTATGTCCATTTTGTGCTAAACCAAAGGACGGTGCATTTGGGGTGGAGCTTGGAGGAGTGCGATGGGGCACGGAAGGATGGGTGGTGTGAGTTGGGGGCATTTTTGAAGGCgcaggagaggatggcgaagATGGCGAGATACGAGGAGGCTTGCCATGGGGAGTTGAGCGGGGAGAATTGGGAGtatgggagggtggtggatggggtgcCTGTTTAG